A genomic stretch from Terriglobus sp. RCC_193 includes:
- a CDS encoding carboxypeptidase regulatory-like domain-containing protein, with protein sequence MQTLTTQRCGAAHSKYWGLLLAFIVLLFPAGRLLAQVDQGAVTGIVFDSSGKVIPGATVTLTAVDTGLALTQTTNSSGLYTFQPVKIGSYTVSATAAGFATTTQQNIKVDIQARVGVNLSLKVGGASETVTVSTAPPLLETQTGAVGQVVEAKTINETPLNGRNWVFIAQLTNGVTPSLGNTRGSGKGDFIANGQRATQNNFILDGVDNNTNLVDFLNGSTFVQRPPPDALAEFNIQTSNYSAEFGHSAGAVMNASIKSGTNQIHGNFWEYFRSDKMNAKDWNALTVPRFHQNQFGATIGFPLIKNKLFYFGDVEANRITNAQVNRLNVPSALERQGNFTELLNPTVSGFNQPIHLKQPNTNGTVALGAPCGNAENVMCTADIDQNALRILNMYPTPNNGTGLQQNYVQNVPRLDSTTQFDQRVDWNASPKDLVYGRFSYVHQIVKSALPLGPVLDGSGYGGYIQSNLAENGMGSYTHTFTPSLINEFRFGYNWGVFNFDTPNGFNGTIASSLGFGNVPCVPGFCGLPLVQIGGAVGLSQFGSTGTSRESQNVYQILDNLTYIKGKHSMKFGVAFQNVRFYYTYADSPRGNFTFNGHYTKIPGTSLSSGVADFLSGRVASAYITNAPGIHDQQWYNSGYAQDDWRLTPNLTLNIGLRWDFYQPLAESRDRQANFIPTAVGAGTGAGVFQLPTSQQSVALAPEFINTLAANNVQIQYVGNNRLVTSQKTNFAPRFGFSYKANERTVLRGGVGIFYGGLESNGNGNLGANYPYSLSQSFPEQSCTVGNCSTPFPYTLESGLPTLTPVTAATGFPGFHSTSANLQTPYTQNYSLSVQYALSNNLVSSIAYVGNESRHLTTYFAQNSNVALYQAGLNTQPYQPFPTLGGIGATVYTGYSSYNSLQAKLEKRFSNGLNFLATYTWGHAMDNTSSSGGLSTAVGTRTYYLLGGPKFEYTNSSYDVRNRVTLNGYYELPFGRGRKYMKGNRAMDLVLGGWEISDTFTAQGGTPFGMGTTTSNVAGAGSRPVLVTDPFRTGDTGIPGTLGSSTTPCPTQVKTKAHWYNPCSLAEPMGMVNAGNLICAPGSPVGTVQNGVACRYASGVTDPNLVAQFLGGKQNIVYGPGYWRNDVSLFKNFTIWREQSLQLRADIFNVFNHPTWGNPGVQNDDPVSGGRIDGPKNFGANTPDARFIQLAAKYYF encoded by the coding sequence ATGCAGACACTGACAACTCAGAGGTGCGGTGCGGCGCATAGCAAGTATTGGGGATTGCTGCTTGCGTTCATTGTTCTTCTCTTTCCTGCGGGAAGGCTCCTGGCGCAGGTAGACCAGGGAGCCGTTACGGGAATCGTGTTCGACTCTTCGGGGAAAGTCATCCCGGGGGCGACGGTTACTCTGACCGCAGTTGATACCGGACTTGCACTTACGCAAACAACCAATTCGTCAGGGCTTTACACGTTCCAGCCGGTGAAGATCGGCAGCTATACGGTCAGCGCGACTGCTGCCGGATTTGCGACGACCACGCAACAAAACATCAAGGTAGACATCCAGGCTCGTGTGGGAGTCAACCTGTCGCTGAAGGTGGGCGGAGCGTCGGAAACGGTGACCGTCTCGACGGCTCCTCCTCTTCTTGAGACGCAAACCGGTGCCGTCGGCCAGGTTGTGGAAGCGAAGACGATCAATGAAACTCCGCTCAACGGCCGCAACTGGGTGTTCATTGCACAGCTAACCAATGGCGTTACTCCTTCCCTTGGCAACACACGCGGATCGGGTAAGGGAGATTTCATTGCCAACGGTCAGCGCGCTACGCAGAACAACTTCATCCTTGACGGTGTTGATAACAACACGAACCTGGTGGACTTTCTGAATGGCTCCACGTTCGTGCAGCGTCCACCACCGGATGCGCTGGCGGAGTTCAACATCCAGACGAGCAATTACTCCGCAGAGTTTGGTCACTCTGCCGGCGCTGTGATGAATGCCAGCATCAAGTCCGGAACGAACCAGATTCACGGCAATTTCTGGGAATACTTTCGTAGCGACAAGATGAATGCGAAGGACTGGAATGCCCTTACCGTTCCACGCTTTCATCAGAACCAGTTCGGTGCAACCATCGGGTTCCCGCTGATCAAAAACAAGCTGTTCTACTTCGGTGACGTTGAGGCAAACCGTATTACCAACGCACAGGTGAACCGCCTGAACGTGCCATCTGCGTTGGAGCGGCAGGGTAACTTTACGGAGTTGCTGAATCCAACCGTCAGCGGCTTCAACCAGCCAATCCACCTGAAGCAGCCGAATACCAATGGGACAGTGGCTTTGGGTGCTCCGTGCGGAAACGCAGAAAATGTAATGTGCACCGCAGATATCGATCAGAACGCGCTGCGCATTTTGAATATGTATCCGACTCCGAATAACGGAACGGGGCTACAGCAGAACTACGTTCAGAATGTGCCGCGCCTGGACAGTACCACGCAGTTCGATCAGCGTGTGGACTGGAACGCTAGTCCCAAGGACCTGGTGTACGGGCGCTTCAGCTATGTCCATCAGATCGTGAAGAGCGCACTTCCTCTTGGACCTGTTCTTGACGGTAGCGGCTATGGTGGATACATCCAGAGTAACCTTGCTGAGAACGGTATGGGCTCTTACACACATACCTTTACGCCATCGTTGATTAACGAATTCCGCTTTGGCTATAACTGGGGTGTCTTTAACTTCGACACACCGAATGGTTTCAATGGAACCATTGCCAGCTCGCTCGGGTTTGGAAATGTTCCGTGCGTTCCTGGATTCTGCGGTCTCCCGCTGGTGCAGATCGGGGGTGCTGTCGGCCTGTCGCAATTCGGTTCCACGGGCACATCGCGCGAGTCGCAGAATGTGTATCAGATTCTGGATAACCTGACGTACATCAAAGGAAAGCACTCCATGAAGTTTGGTGTGGCGTTCCAGAATGTTCGTTTCTATTACACCTATGCGGACAGTCCGCGTGGAAACTTCACTTTCAACGGCCACTACACGAAAATTCCAGGAACTTCGCTGAGTTCCGGCGTCGCGGATTTCCTCTCAGGACGTGTAGCAAGTGCTTACATCACGAATGCCCCAGGCATTCATGATCAGCAGTGGTACAACTCAGGCTATGCGCAGGACGACTGGCGCCTTACACCAAACCTAACGCTTAACATTGGCTTGCGCTGGGACTTTTACCAGCCACTGGCAGAGTCGCGTGACCGTCAGGCGAATTTCATTCCCACGGCAGTTGGAGCGGGAACTGGAGCTGGTGTATTCCAGTTGCCAACGTCGCAGCAGAGCGTGGCGCTTGCGCCGGAATTCATCAACACGCTGGCTGCAAACAATGTCCAGATTCAGTATGTAGGAAACAACCGCCTGGTCACTTCGCAGAAGACGAACTTCGCTCCTCGTTTTGGATTCTCATACAAAGCAAATGAGAGAACTGTCCTTCGCGGCGGTGTCGGTATCTTCTACGGTGGCCTGGAGAGCAACGGCAACGGAAACCTGGGAGCGAACTATCCATATAGCCTTTCCCAGAGCTTCCCTGAGCAAAGCTGTACTGTAGGAAACTGCTCGACACCATTCCCCTACACATTGGAATCAGGACTGCCGACACTGACACCTGTTACTGCTGCAACAGGGTTTCCGGGGTTCCATTCGACATCTGCAAACCTGCAGACGCCATATACCCAGAACTACAGCCTGTCAGTGCAGTATGCACTGTCCAATAACCTGGTCAGCTCGATTGCTTATGTTGGCAACGAATCGCGGCATCTTACAACCTACTTTGCGCAAAATTCGAACGTTGCGCTTTATCAGGCGGGATTGAATACTCAACCGTATCAGCCCTTCCCGACGTTAGGTGGTATTGGCGCGACGGTGTACACGGGCTACAGCAGTTACAACTCGCTGCAGGCCAAACTGGAAAAGCGCTTTTCCAATGGGTTGAACTTCCTGGCTACCTATACCTGGGGCCATGCGATGGACAACACCAGTTCTTCGGGCGGTTTATCCACTGCTGTTGGCACCCGTACGTATTACCTGCTTGGTGGGCCTAAGTTCGAATACACCAACTCGTCGTACGACGTGCGCAATCGCGTCACACTGAATGGTTACTATGAGCTGCCATTTGGACGTGGACGGAAGTACATGAAGGGCAATCGCGCAATGGATCTTGTGCTGGGAGGATGGGAGATCAGCGACACCTTTACTGCACAGGGAGGAACACCCTTCGGTATGGGAACAACCACATCGAATGTCGCTGGTGCTGGTTCTCGTCCGGTACTCGTGACCGATCCCTTCCGCACAGGAGATACAGGGATTCCGGGAACACTGGGGAGCAGCACTACACCTTGTCCCACACAGGTGAAGACCAAGGCGCACTGGTATAACCCGTGTTCGCTGGCGGAGCCGATGGGAATGGTGAACGCGGGCAACCTGATCTGCGCTCCGGGATCGCCTGTTGGTACGGTGCAGAACGGCGTGGCCTGTCGTTATGCATCGGGTGTGACTGATCCGAACCTGGTGGCACAGTTCCTTGGCGGTAAGCAGAACATCGTTTATGGCCCTGGCTACTGGCGCAACGACGTATCGCTGTTCAAGAACTTCACCATCTGGCGGGAGCAGAGTCTCCAGTTGCGCGCCGATATCTTCAACGTATTCAACCACCCGACCTGGGGTAATCCAGGCGTCCAGAATGATGATCCGGTATCAGGCGGACGTATCGACGGGCCGAAGAACTTCGGCGCAAACACACCGGATGCTCGCTTTATTCAGCTTGCGGCGAAGTATTACTTCTAA
- a CDS encoding glycoside hydrolase family 97 protein codes for MRKHWILIGLIALSALQQTRAQDKRLQSPDGRLVMTFSVNTSKPLATQGSGQLQYAVTFKGKPIIDASAMGLALDDQLPLGENVTIADTKSSSAIDDYPLMFSKVSHVHDAYNALSLTVREHDGNGRSLVVEARAYNSGIAFRYVLPAPPRGNTELRLRNEETEFRFSQDDTAWVLALPNYRSSYESEYVRYNLSALSNQGGVASHFLIGMPTLLHQPGDAWISLMEADLEGNSSAYVTNPTGSWAGHMLRVKLSPRWDDPSFAVTGTLPHHSAWRVLGIADTPGELLESNLQTDLNPPSRVKDTSWIQPGKASWNWWVDNVNAKGESGNAQFTTETMKYYVDFAAKSGFPYFFLDAGWSGGDITKMNGKVDIPELVKYAATKHVKVWIWLYSAAVMEQMKEAFPLYEKWGVAGMKIDFVNRDDQEGIQFFYDVAREAAAHHLMVDFHGCHTPWGIMRTYPNVMSYEAVLGLENNKVGRRDSPVDRSVFAWTRALAGPMDYTAGAFDSQTEDSFVARNASPQVMGTRAQQLALYVVYENPVPMVSDSPQNYEGEAAAAFQFLKDVPTAWDETHVVGGDVSEYSIVARRHGNEWYLGSMTNWTPRELKVPLKFLGTGNYIAEVYEDGTDAATQPKQVNIRKVSVTSASILNLNLAPGGGAAIRFLPAK; via the coding sequence ATGAGGAAACACTGGATTCTGATTGGATTGATTGCCTTGAGTGCATTGCAGCAAACACGTGCCCAGGACAAGCGTTTGCAGTCACCCGATGGGCGATTGGTTATGACGTTTTCTGTGAACACATCGAAGCCACTCGCAACGCAGGGAAGCGGACAATTGCAGTATGCAGTTACGTTTAAGGGAAAGCCGATCATTGATGCTTCCGCAATGGGACTTGCATTGGATGATCAGCTTCCATTGGGAGAGAACGTAACGATCGCGGATACAAAATCGTCGAGCGCGATCGATGACTATCCGCTGATGTTTTCGAAGGTAAGCCATGTTCACGATGCCTATAACGCGCTTTCGCTGACGGTACGAGAACATGATGGGAACGGGCGCAGTCTGGTTGTGGAAGCGCGGGCATATAACAGTGGTATCGCTTTTCGTTATGTGTTGCCTGCTCCGCCACGTGGCAATACCGAACTTCGTTTGCGGAATGAAGAGACGGAGTTTCGCTTCAGCCAGGACGATACAGCATGGGTGCTGGCGCTGCCGAATTATCGTTCCAGTTATGAGAGCGAATATGTGCGCTATAACCTTTCTGCATTGAGTAATCAGGGTGGCGTTGCCAGCCATTTCCTTATCGGCATGCCTACATTGCTGCACCAACCGGGCGATGCATGGATTTCCTTAATGGAAGCTGACCTGGAAGGGAATAGCTCGGCCTACGTCACGAATCCAACCGGCAGCTGGGCAGGACATATGCTTCGCGTAAAACTGTCGCCGCGGTGGGATGATCCATCCTTTGCGGTTACCGGAACGCTACCGCATCATTCAGCGTGGCGCGTGCTGGGCATTGCCGATACGCCGGGAGAACTGCTGGAGAGCAATCTGCAAACAGACCTGAATCCACCCAGCCGGGTGAAGGATACAAGCTGGATCCAACCGGGAAAGGCTTCGTGGAACTGGTGGGTTGATAACGTGAACGCAAAGGGCGAATCTGGCAATGCGCAATTCACTACAGAGACGATGAAGTATTACGTGGACTTTGCGGCTAAGTCAGGCTTCCCCTATTTCTTCCTCGACGCTGGCTGGTCCGGTGGCGACATCACAAAGATGAATGGGAAAGTCGACATTCCGGAACTGGTGAAGTATGCCGCCACGAAGCATGTAAAGGTATGGATCTGGCTTTATTCCGCTGCAGTAATGGAACAGATGAAGGAAGCCTTTCCGCTGTATGAGAAGTGGGGCGTGGCGGGTATGAAAATTGACTTTGTAAACCGTGACGATCAAGAAGGCATTCAGTTCTTTTACGATGTGGCACGCGAAGCTGCTGCTCATCATCTGATGGTGGATTTTCATGGATGCCATACGCCGTGGGGCATCATGCGCACTTATCCCAATGTGATGAGCTATGAGGCTGTGCTGGGGCTTGAGAACAACAAGGTGGGCCGTCGCGACAGCCCAGTGGATCGATCTGTCTTCGCATGGACACGCGCTCTTGCAGGCCCGATGGACTACACCGCGGGCGCATTCGACAGTCAGACAGAAGATAGCTTCGTTGCCCGTAATGCCTCGCCACAGGTGATGGGGACCCGAGCGCAACAGCTTGCTCTGTATGTTGTGTATGAAAACCCAGTCCCGATGGTGTCCGACAGCCCGCAGAACTATGAGGGAGAAGCCGCTGCCGCTTTCCAGTTTCTGAAGGATGTTCCCACGGCATGGGATGAAACACATGTCGTGGGGGGAGACGTTAGTGAGTACTCCATCGTTGCGCGTCGTCACGGCAATGAGTGGTACCTGGGCAGCATGACGAACTGGACACCCCGAGAACTGAAGGTACCGCTGAAGTTTTTAGGCACCGGCAACTATATCGCTGAGGTGTATGAGGATGGGACGGACGCGGCAACGCAACCGAAGCAAGTCAACATTCGCAAGGTTTCCGTCACGTCTGCTTCAATACTCAACCTGAACCTTGCGCCTGGTGGCGGAGCCGCAATCCGTTTCCTTCCTGCAAAGTAA
- a CDS encoding glycoside hydrolase N-terminal domain-containing protein: MSTRREFLAGAAAVAAVTAGRPLHASVSSTANPTTTLWYRQEAKNWLEALPLGNGNQGVMIFGGVTTERLALSDSTAWSGAPNEHSVNPEAKAHVAEIRQLLFDGKYIEATQLSRKYIAGNATNFGTNLPLPDLLIDFETPSHPITEYRRALTLDDAVAGVSFQSTGQQYAREAFASHAHRLIVYRIAHPASFHIHFAASQLPTTVHTEDNRMVLRSRAVETKHSDGKSGVNFEIHVEVIPQGGHVEPNPNGIEIKEVHTATVLIAIATSFHGNDPNAVCQQTLAAARDVSYDKLKEAHIADYAPLFRRMSFHLGDDTNADSPTDLRRNAVKKGASDPALHTLFFQFGRYLTIAGSRADSQLPLALQGIWNDGLAAAMGWTDDFHLDINTQQNYWAAEVCNLSECQMPLFRFLEFLRIAGQKPAREMYDAPGWIAHTVTNPWGYTAPGDVGWGNVPVAGVWLSLQLWEHYRFTNDTVFLRQTAFPILRDAAEFFLAYMTTEPAHGWLVTGPSESPENAFKDPHGGNASESMMPTMDRVMTFALFDICEQACKVLNSDMSLVERVKVAKAKLPPLQIGSHGQLQEWLHDFEDAYPNHRHTSHLTSLYPESQVDVRATPSLAHAAEVTIQRRVAAPDWEQTEWGRANFMAFYARLLKGDESVHYLNDLLSHATADNLLTFSQGGVAGAEQNIFAIDGNTAGTAAIAEMLLQSQRGEIELLPALPAAWPSGEVRGLCGRGGYIVDIAWRNSVLVSASIRSRFSGAIPIRYRESVKTFRMTAGSTLRIRPAMFDKEKSTAKAALLLCRKETDCGSATRRKVQVEY, encoded by the coding sequence TTGAGTACCCGTCGTGAATTCCTCGCAGGGGCAGCTGCAGTAGCAGCCGTAACAGCCGGAAGGCCTCTCCATGCATCGGTATCTTCTACCGCAAACCCGACGACTACGCTCTGGTATCGCCAGGAAGCGAAGAATTGGCTGGAGGCACTTCCACTAGGCAATGGCAATCAAGGCGTCATGATTTTCGGTGGCGTAACAACAGAGCGACTTGCGCTATCGGACTCCACCGCCTGGTCCGGTGCGCCGAACGAACACTCTGTTAATCCAGAAGCAAAGGCGCATGTTGCTGAGATTCGTCAGCTACTGTTTGATGGCAAATACATTGAAGCGACGCAACTTAGCCGCAAATACATCGCAGGCAACGCTACGAATTTCGGAACGAACCTGCCCCTGCCCGATTTACTCATCGACTTCGAAACGCCATCTCATCCCATTACGGAATACCGCCGCGCTCTCACTCTGGACGATGCAGTGGCAGGAGTATCCTTCCAATCCACAGGACAGCAATACGCTCGCGAAGCTTTCGCATCACATGCACATCGACTTATCGTTTATCGCATTGCGCATCCTGCATCGTTCCACATTCACTTTGCCGCATCACAACTTCCCACCACGGTACACACCGAAGACAATCGAATGGTGTTGCGCAGCCGTGCCGTGGAAACGAAGCACAGCGATGGCAAGTCTGGTGTCAATTTCGAAATTCATGTTGAAGTCATCCCGCAAGGTGGGCATGTCGAGCCAAACCCCAATGGTATTGAGATAAAGGAAGTACACACTGCCACAGTCCTCATCGCAATCGCGACATCCTTCCACGGCAACGATCCGAATGCTGTCTGTCAACAAACGTTGGCAGCCGCGCGCGATGTGTCATACGACAAGCTGAAAGAAGCACACATCGCAGATTACGCGCCGCTCTTCCGAAGGATGTCCTTCCATCTCGGTGACGATACAAACGCAGACAGTCCGACTGACTTGCGCAGGAACGCAGTGAAGAAAGGTGCCAGCGATCCCGCATTGCATACGCTCTTTTTTCAGTTTGGGCGCTATCTTACAATCGCCGGATCACGTGCTGACTCGCAGCTTCCACTGGCACTGCAGGGCATTTGGAATGACGGGCTTGCTGCAGCCATGGGATGGACTGATGACTTCCATTTGGACATCAATACACAGCAGAATTACTGGGCCGCGGAAGTCTGCAACTTATCCGAATGCCAGATGCCGCTGTTTCGCTTTCTTGAGTTCCTGCGAATTGCAGGTCAAAAGCCGGCCAGGGAGATGTACGACGCTCCCGGCTGGATTGCACACACTGTCACCAACCCGTGGGGCTACACCGCGCCGGGGGATGTGGGATGGGGTAACGTTCCAGTTGCAGGTGTCTGGCTTTCGCTACAACTGTGGGAGCACTACCGTTTCACCAACGACACAGTATTCCTACGACAGACAGCTTTTCCTATCCTTCGTGATGCAGCCGAATTCTTCCTGGCATACATGACTACAGAACCTGCGCATGGATGGCTGGTGACAGGACCATCTGAATCACCAGAAAATGCGTTCAAAGATCCGCATGGCGGTAACGCCAGCGAGAGCATGATGCCCACAATGGATCGTGTGATGACCTTTGCGCTCTTCGATATCTGCGAGCAGGCTTGCAAGGTTCTCAATTCCGACATGTCACTCGTCGAACGAGTCAAGGTGGCAAAAGCTAAGTTGCCTCCACTCCAGATAGGAAGCCACGGACAATTACAGGAATGGCTGCACGACTTTGAGGACGCCTATCCGAATCATCGCCACACATCGCATCTGACGTCTCTCTACCCGGAGTCGCAAGTGGATGTACGAGCAACCCCCTCGTTAGCGCATGCCGCGGAGGTAACAATTCAGCGCCGTGTCGCAGCACCGGATTGGGAGCAGACGGAATGGGGCCGCGCCAATTTCATGGCCTTCTATGCGCGCCTGTTGAAGGGTGACGAATCGGTTCACTATCTTAACGATTTGCTCTCCCACGCCACCGCCGATAATTTGCTCACATTTTCTCAAGGAGGCGTCGCCGGAGCCGAGCAGAACATCTTTGCGATCGATGGTAATACTGCCGGAACAGCAGCGATTGCAGAGATGCTGCTTCAATCGCAACGAGGTGAGATTGAATTGCTACCTGCACTGCCAGCAGCATGGCCCAGCGGCGAAGTACGCGGTCTCTGCGGACGAGGAGGTTATATCGTCGACATTGCATGGCGTAACAGTGTGCTTGTCAGCGCAAGCATTCGTAGCCGCTTTTCTGGAGCGATTCCCATTCGCTATCGTGAATCAGTGAAAACGTTCCGTATGACCGCTGGCTCCACACTGCGGATCCGCCCAGCAATGTTCGATAAAGAGAAGAGCACGGCTAAAGCCGCCCTCTTACTTTGCAGGAAGGAAACGGATTGCGGCTCCGCCACCAGGCGCAAGGTTCAGGTTGAGTATTGA
- a CDS encoding chemotaxis protein CheW yields the protein MQLDDEVREFLIECNENLVNLDQEIVLLEQNPTETKLIDSVFRTFHTIKGTCGFFGFTTLGGLTHVAENLIDQMRAGQRILTPELAALLLESVDAIKKIIALIETTGEEGAEAHEALRTRLIAALENKMLPPARQETAEPVPPQAASEPLPGKTAVVQDSTIRVDVGLLDKLMNLVGELVLARNQLLQSATRHDVTLLRTVQRLNAITSELQEGVLKTRMQPIGVIWNKLPRLVRDLSAECSKRIRIEMEGAETELDKTIIEAIKDPLTHIVRNACDHGIEQPTQRATSGKPEEGLVTLRAYHEGGHVNIEISDDGKGLDPEKIKSRAIAKGLLTAEQAAPMSEREAINLVFAPGFSTAEQITNISGRGVGMDVVKTNIQKIGGIVDIGNRPGSPGSRVKITIPLTLAIIPGLVIRASAQDIQHRFIIPQANLLELVRLDLNETREGECAAIEYVNGTPVYRRRGHLLPLTYLNRVLGMEDRTFPRDPVINIVVLQAEGRPFGLIVDGIFDTQEIVVKPLGKRLKGLSSYLGATIMGDGHVALILDIPGLAHLAGMASQAREVRKLDTTSQTSAETRESFLIFRAGTFSRVAVPLTMVSRLEQIEARSIEHAAGHPVLHYRGQILTLVELSSLLDPTAFRVERPPSVTTQVIVLGQGEKRLGILVDQIVDIVEEAITFRTSTIRKGLRGSVILGTTVTDLLDAEGLLAQANQPLCMDAANENDDTTLKRIA from the coding sequence GTGCAACTGGATGATGAAGTCCGCGAATTTCTTATCGAATGCAACGAAAACCTGGTCAATCTGGATCAGGAGATCGTGCTTCTCGAGCAGAACCCCACCGAAACGAAATTGATCGACAGCGTCTTTCGCACTTTCCACACCATTAAAGGAACATGCGGTTTCTTTGGGTTCACAACCCTGGGAGGCCTGACCCATGTGGCTGAAAACCTCATCGACCAGATGCGCGCTGGCCAACGCATCCTGACGCCGGAGCTTGCGGCGCTGCTGCTGGAATCCGTCGACGCCATCAAGAAAATCATTGCTCTGATCGAAACCACGGGCGAAGAAGGTGCCGAGGCGCACGAAGCGCTGCGTACCCGTCTCATCGCGGCACTCGAAAACAAGATGCTTCCACCCGCCCGGCAGGAGACTGCCGAGCCTGTACCGCCACAGGCTGCAAGCGAACCCTTGCCTGGCAAGACAGCGGTCGTGCAGGATTCCACCATTCGCGTCGATGTCGGCCTGCTCGACAAGTTGATGAATCTTGTTGGCGAGCTTGTATTGGCGCGCAACCAACTTCTGCAAAGCGCCACGCGTCACGACGTGACCCTGCTGCGTACCGTGCAGCGCCTGAATGCGATCACCAGCGAGTTGCAAGAGGGCGTACTAAAGACTCGCATGCAGCCCATCGGCGTCATCTGGAACAAGCTGCCCCGCCTGGTACGCGACCTCTCAGCAGAGTGCTCCAAGCGCATCCGCATCGAGATGGAAGGTGCCGAAACCGAACTCGACAAAACCATCATCGAGGCCATCAAGGACCCACTCACACACATCGTGCGCAACGCCTGCGACCACGGCATCGAACAGCCCACGCAACGCGCCACCTCCGGCAAACCTGAAGAAGGGCTAGTAACACTTCGTGCCTACCATGAGGGCGGTCACGTCAACATCGAAATCTCAGACGATGGCAAAGGCCTCGATCCCGAAAAGATCAAGTCCCGCGCTATCGCCAAGGGTCTGCTCACGGCGGAACAAGCCGCCCCCATGAGCGAACGCGAAGCCATCAACCTTGTCTTTGCTCCCGGCTTCTCTACTGCTGAACAGATCACCAACATCTCCGGACGCGGTGTCGGCATGGACGTCGTCAAGACCAATATCCAGAAGATTGGCGGCATTGTCGACATCGGCAATCGTCCCGGCTCTCCGGGATCGCGCGTAAAAATCACCATCCCTCTTACGCTCGCCATCATTCCCGGCCTTGTTATCCGGGCAAGCGCACAGGACATCCAGCACCGTTTCATCATCCCGCAGGCGAATCTTCTGGAACTCGTGCGGCTTGATCTGAACGAAACCCGTGAAGGCGAATGCGCTGCCATTGAGTACGTCAATGGAACGCCTGTATACCGCCGTCGCGGACACCTTCTGCCACTCACGTATCTCAATCGCGTACTTGGCATGGAGGATCGCACCTTCCCTCGCGATCCGGTGATCAACATTGTCGTGTTGCAGGCGGAAGGTCGTCCCTTCGGGCTGATCGTCGATGGCATTTTTGACACGCAGGAGATCGTGGTAAAGCCGTTGGGCAAACGTCTGAAAGGCCTCAGTTCCTATTTAGGCGCCACCATCATGGGTGACGGTCACGTTGCGCTGATCCTCGATATCCCTGGTCTCGCGCACCTTGCTGGCATGGCTTCGCAAGCACGCGAAGTACGCAAGCTCGACACAACCAGCCAGACATCCGCGGAGACACGGGAAAGCTTCCTCATCTTCCGCGCTGGCACCTTCAGCCGTGTTGCCGTTCCGCTCACGATGGTCTCGCGCCTGGAGCAAATCGAAGCGCGCAGCATCGAGCACGCTGCTGGTCATCCCGTGCTGCACTATCGCGGACAGATCCTTACGCTGGTCGAGCTCAGTTCCCTGCTTGACCCCACGGCATTCCGCGTCGAGCGTCCTCCATCCGTCACCACGCAAGTGATTGTGCTCGGACAGGGCGAGAAACGCCTTGGCATCCTCGTCGACCAGATCGTCGACATCGTGGAAGAAGCGATCACCTTCCGCACATCCACGATCCGTAAAGGTCTTCGCGGCTCCGTGATTCTTGGCACCACCGTCACCGATCTACTCGATGCGGAAGGCCTCCTCGCGCAGGCAAACCAGCCACTTTGTATGGATGCGGCCAATGAAAACGACGACACCACGCTGAAGAGGATCGCCTGA
- a CDS encoding chemotaxis protein CheW, with product MKLMQECRVTRGDSLQYATFHVGDLFFGIEAIRVQEVIRRQEMTPIPLAPPAIRGLINLRGQIVTAIDTRSTLGLPAASSAEPQMNIIISAEDGAISLLVDAIGDVLEVPLASYAPIPDNVPPRQRDKIAGIYKLADRLMLLLNIDKILETACHETN from the coding sequence ATGAAACTGATGCAAGAATGCCGCGTTACTCGCGGCGACTCCCTGCAGTACGCAACATTTCACGTAGGCGATCTCTTCTTTGGCATTGAGGCCATTCGGGTACAGGAGGTGATTCGCCGGCAGGAAATGACTCCTATTCCGCTGGCTCCCCCAGCCATTCGTGGCCTTATCAATCTGCGCGGCCAAATTGTAACGGCCATCGACACGCGCTCAACGCTGGGCCTGCCCGCAGCAAGCTCTGCCGAACCGCAGATGAACATCATCATCAGCGCCGAAGACGGCGCCATCAGTCTTCTGGTGGATGCGATCGGCGATGTCCTTGAAGTACCGCTGGCTAGCTACGCGCCCATTCCCGACAACGTTCCACCCCGGCAGCGCGACAAGATCGCTGGCATCTACAAACTGGCTGATCGGCTGATGCTGTTGCTCAACATCGACAAGATTCTCGAAACCGCCTGTCACGAGACCAATTAA